The Triticum aestivum cultivar Chinese Spring chromosome 3A, IWGSC CS RefSeq v2.1, whole genome shotgun sequence genome includes a region encoding these proteins:
- the LOC123063043 gene encoding serine/threonine-protein kinase PAK 3 codes for MEVDELLKKIRLLEEGQAELKREIGKLMLDRRDAQSVAVGRAFRALPPQPLSSRQVVAHGRFSDSHCHWILQSLGLAVHIIAPDGKLLYWNRYAEHMYGYSASEAVGRNAVELIVHPSDFDAANNLIQTIFTGKCWRGKFPVKKKSGERFFMFIHNTPLYDDDGSLVGLIGLSHDIRTLEDIFSPSGSAESYPIPSTAKPKFHANSRPKSGSLNIGCLHSQQPLQSATTSKIVTLVTSVTSRVRSRIWTGQNSDKQYGSGSCQVELASSEENTPSGDVVHRAFVAKEKSTGKLCKTSSDDSGEGKVGFHKIFNSKAEALLAKKGISWPWKRHEVDGDSGKNNMNSTQLHDKQENEESHQRVTVLEPIIIPDCQNSEYTWASKYEVSGSWWDFNKNSVSSISSTTATTNSSDIQIVDYEADCLDYEILWEDLVIGEQVGQGCCGTVYHALWHGSDVAAKVFSKQEYSEEMINTFRQEVSLMKKLRHPNIILFMGAVLSQQRLCIVTEFLPRGSLFRLLRTNIGKLDPRRRVNMAIDIARGMNYLHNSIPTVVHRDLKSPNLLVDKNWNVKVADFGLSRLKLETFLTTKTGKGTPQWMAPEMLRSEPSNEKSDVFSYGVVLWELVTQRIPWDTHNTMQVIGAVGFMDYRLEIPRDVDPQWASMIQSCWDSDPQLRPSFQELLERLRELQKQYNVQAQTEWKEAGKVAGNMSVKQS; via the exons ATGGAAGTGGATGAGCTGCTCAAGAAGATACGGCTGCTGGAGGAGGGTCAGGCCGAGCTCAAGCGGGAGATAGGCAAGCTCATGCTGGACCGCCGCGACGCGCAGTCCGTGGCCGTGGGGAGAGCTTTCCGCGCGCTGCCGCCGCAGCCCTTGTCGTCGCGGCAGGTCGTCGCCCACGGCAGGTTCTCCGACAGTCACTGCCACTGGATACTGCAGTCGCTGGGGCTGGCCGTGCACATCATTGCCCCCGACGGGAAGCTCCTGTACTG GAACCGGTATGCTGAGCATATGTATGGCTATTCTGCATCAGAAGCAGTTGGTCGGAATGCCGTTGAATTAATTGTTCATCCTAGTGACTTTGATGCAGCAAACAACCTCATCCAGACTATATTTACAGGCAAGTGTTGGAGAGGGAAGTTTCCTGTTAAGAAAAAGTCAGGAGAGAGGTTTTTTATGTTTATCCATAACACTCCTTTATACGATGACGATGGTAGCTTGGTGGGCCTCATTGGTCTGTCGCATGATATACGGACATTAGAGGACATATTTAGTCCCTCAGGCTCTGCGGAATCCTATCCAATTCCGAGTACAGCAAAGCCCAAGTTTCATGCTAACAGCCGGCCTAAAAGTGGTTCGCTGAACATAGGTTGTCTTCATTCCCAGCAACCTCTTCAATCTGCTACTACCTCCAAGATAGTAACTTTG GTTACCAGTGTTACAAGTAGAGTTCGTTCTCGGATATGGACAGGCCAGAATAGCGATAAACAGTATGGTAGTGGATCGTGCCAGGTTGAGCTGGCATCAAGTGAAGAAAACACCCCAAGTGGGGATGTAGTGCATCGTGCCTTTGTGGCCAAAGAGAAATCCACTGGCAAGTTGTGCAAAACAAGTAGTGATGATTCAGGAGAGGGAAAAGTAGGATTTCACAAGATCTTTAATTCAAAGGCTGAGGCATTATTGGCCAAGAAGGGCATATCATGGCCTTGGAAACGACATGAAGTTGATGGGGATTCTGGAAAGAATAACATGAACTCAACACAGTTGCATGATAAGCAAGAGAATGAAGAGAGTCATCAGAGAGTTACAGTTCTAGAGCCTATCATAATTCCAGACTGCCAAAACAGCGAATACACTTGGGCCAGCAAATATGAGGTCTCAGGTTCCTGGTGGGATTTCAACAAGAACAGCGTGAGTAGCATTAGCAGCACTACGGCGACTACTAACAGCAGCGATATTCAGATAGTAGATTATGAAGCAGACTGCTTAGATTATGAGATTCTCTGGGAAGACCTTGTAATTGGAGAACAAGTTGGTCAAG GTTGTTGCGGAACAGTGTATCATGCTCTGTGGCATGGCTCG GACGTGgcagctaaagtattctccaagcagGAATATTCAGAAGAAATGATAAATACCTTCAGACAAGAG GTCTCATTGATGAAGAAACTGCGACATCCCAATATCATACTTTTCATGGGTGCAGTTCTGTCGCAGCAACGACTTTGTATTGTTACTGAATTTCTCCCACG GGGGAGTTTGTTTCGGTTGCTCCGAACTAACATTGGCAAGCTGGATCCAAGACGAAGAGTTAACATGGCCATAGACATT GCAAGGGGCATGAACTATCTTCACAATTCCATCCCCACTGTTGTGCACCGTGATTTGAAATCGCCAAACCTTCTGGTCGATAAGAATTGGAATGTAAAG GTTGCAGACTTTGGCCTTTCACGTCTGAAACTCGAAACATTTCTGACAACAAAAACTGGAAAGGGGACA CCACAGTGGATGGCTCCAGAGATGCTACGGAGTGAACCTTCAAATGAAAA GTCTGATGTATTCAGTTATGGAGTGGTCCTGTGGGAGCTTGTTACTCAGAGGATTCCCTGGGATACTCACAATACAATGCAG GTCATCGGAGCCGTAGGCTTTATGGATTACAGACTGGAAATTCCAAGGGATGTGGATCCTCAGTGGGCATCGATGATCCAGAGTTGCTGGGACAG TGACCCACAACTCCGCCCTTCGTTCCAAGAACTCCTTGAGAGGCTCCGGGAGCTGCAAAAGCAGTACAACGTTCAGGCGCAGACCGAGTGGAAAGAGGCTGGGAAAGTTGCTGGAAATATGAGCGTGAAACAAAGCTAG